In Methanolacinia paynteri, the DNA window ATAGGGCCTCGAGCGAGATCGCCGGCGAAGGATCTCCCATCGCCGTTACACCCGTATTCGGGTTTGGCTGGTGGCCTGTCATCGCGGTGATCCTGTTGTCGAGTATTACCACTGTCATGTTGGCGCCGTTGTAGGCTGCGTTGATAAGACCCTGGATTCCGGTATGGAGGAAGGTGGAATCTCCGATCGTGCATACTACCGGGTTTTCATCGCCCGCGTTCGAGATTCCGCTTCCGATCGTAATCGAGGCGCCCATGCATATCGTGGTGTCGACGGCACCGAGCTGGAGCCCGAGCGTGTAGCACCCGATATCGGAGGGATATATCCCCTTGTTTCCGAAGACCTTCTTCATCGCGTAGAATGTCGCACGGTGGCCGCATCCAGCACAGAGAATCGGCGGGCGGGGCGGGAGCCCCTCTGCGGGAGAGATGTCTTCAGGGAATTCTCCGTTATATGGTATTCCGGCCTTTTCGAACGCTGCGGCTGTCGATGCAGGATCGAGTTCTCCTTCGTACGGGACACAACCGTCCTTCTTGCCGTGGACAACTGTTCCGCATGCAACCTGGCGGACGACCTCCTCGACCACCGGGGCGCATTCCTCAACGACAAGGATTGTCTCATGCTTCGATACGAATCCGGCGAGCCATTCCTCGTCTATCGGGTACGCACCGATCTTTGCGACCGAGACATCCCCGGGCACGATCTCGTTTACGTATTCCGATGCGATTCCGCTCGTGATAATCCCGGTCTTTCCCTTTATCTCGTACCTGTTGAACCCGAGTTCGACGAGTCTTTTCGCGAGGGCGGCCTGCTTCTCGTTGAGCTTTTTATGAAGAATACGGGTATGGGCCGGAATTACGACATACTGCTTCGGGTCCTTTTCGAAGATCCCCTTGCGGCGGTCATCAGCCGGTTCACCAAGCTCGACATCGCTCTTCGAGTGACATACTCTCGTCGTCGGCCTGAAAAGAACAGGAAGCGAGAACTCCTCAGAGAGTGAGAATGCGGCGGCCATCATATCATGCGCTTCCTGCACTCCGGCCGGGTCGAGACACGGAATTCGTGCGAAATGTGCATAAACCCTCGAGTCCTGCTCGTTCTGCGAACTGTGCGCATATGGGTCGTCGGCGGAGAGGATGATGAATCCCCCCTTCACCCCTGTATATGCACTGGTCATGAGCGGGTCTGCGGCGACGTTCAGCCCGACATGCTTCATCGTCACGAGAGAACGGACGCCGGTCCACGCCGCACCGAGCGCATTCTCGAACGCAACCTTCTCGTTTACAGACCATTCGATATAGAAATCACGGACTTTCTGCCGTCTCAGGGTATCGACGACCTCGGACGATGGCGTCCCCGGATAGCCGGATGCAAAATCGATGCCGGCCTCAACGCAGGCGTGTGCGATCGCCTCGTTTCCAAGCATATATCTGACAGCCATAATTGTTTGATATTTTTGTATCCGGATGGCATTTAAGCTGTTGATGAATATCCGCTTCGCCAAACAAAATCCACAACCTATAAAAACCAATGAAAACAATTTATTTAGGCACTACTAAAGGGCCCGTAGCATAGTCGGTGGTGCACCCGGCTGATAACCGGGAGGTCGTGCGTTCGAGTCGCACCGGGCCCATTGCTTTTCTTATGATATGATTCTTCAAAGTGCTAGTTATTTAATATCCTATTTTTCAAATCATCAAATTCATCCGGATTTAGAGTTCCCTTCTCTTTTAAAGATGTAATTCTTTCCAAATCAGTTATTGTATTGGCCATTGATTCAGAATTTGTCCTTTTTAATTCATTGATATAGCCAGACGACATTATTGCCGTAGGCAGAGCCACAAAACCAATTCCAAGAAGTACAATAAATCCAGCCATAAATCTGCCCATTGCGGTCACAGGATATACATCACCGTACCCCACTGTTGTCAAAGAAGCAACCGCCCACCACATTGAATTAGGAATGGATCCAAACACTTCAGGCTGAACGTCCTTCTCGGCATAATACATCAATGAAGATGAAATAATCAAGGTAACTATCAAAAGGAAAAAAGTGATAACTAAAGATTCTTTCTCTTTTTTCAAAACTCTGGACAATATTGCAAAAGATTGTGTGTATCTTGCAAGTTTAAATACTCGGAAAATTCTGAAAAGTCTCAGTACTCTTAAAAATAATAAATCGATTGGGAAGATGAAGGGGAGATAAAAAGGTATTATCGCCAGTAAATCGATTATTGCAAGGGGTGTGGTTGCATATCTTAACCTTCCTGTAAAAGGATTATGATATTTTTTATCTTCTACGCATGACCAAAATCTCAGGATATATTCTATTGTAAAAACAACTATTGAAAGCAATTCAATTACAATAAAAATTTCATAATTTGCTAACGCAGGAATACTTCCAATTATTAGCGATAAAACACTCAAAATTATTAATACAATTATGAAAATATTCAAAAATATCGCAAATCTTCCTGAATCTTCAGTTAATTCGAGATTATCATAAACTTTTTTCCTGATTTTTCTGAACATTTGTTATAACTATTGATGATAAATTTAGTGCATTAATAACATTTTGATTTAAATCGATTTTTCAATCCATTTATGCCCTAAACGGTTTGAGAGAGAAAGGCAATCCTTGCGCAGTCCGCTCCGCATCCTCTTCGCGAGCACACCCTGACCTCAGGGCTTGCGCTTTCGTGATAAACCCGGCCTCGTGACCGGGAAAAGAACGCGGTTTGAAGATTTATTAATGATTGAATTCCTAAGATCTAAAAATTCAAGGGACATTCAGGAGCAAAAGGGATGCTCGTCCATCCCTTTTGCAACCTATCGCCATGAGGGGGAGGGTCAGAGGGAGGGGGAGACCTCCCCCTCACTCGAATATAACATTCTAAGAAAATATAACTCGCAAAGAAGGAAGATTTTCGAAGCTCATCCTCCTTTCAAAAATCTCCAACCTTCCGAAAATTATTGCGAATACATCTTCAAAAGGTCCATGGTGTTTTCGTCGCAGAAACGCCTGTAGACCCTCGCATGAGCAATCTTGTCGTTTTTCACGGTATAGAAACCGGCATCGTAGAAGGTTTCCTTCTCCCCTTTCTTCCTGTCCCGGATATAGAAACCGTCCTTTATGGCCGTAAGGAGGATCTGTAATTCGACCGATACGAGGCCGTCTTTTTCCATATAATTGATCAGGGTAATCTCCTCCTTCACAACCGAACTTAAGGCATTGGCGAAGTGGTCGGCAAGGTTGTCCGCCCCGTGGATCGTATAGCCGGTCTTTTCGAATATGGCATCATCGGCATAATATTTTTTTACAAATTCACTGAAATTGCCCGAATTAAAATTTTTCAGGTACTCCTCAAATTTCTCTCGCGTCTCTATCATGATGACTCTCCGTCCGGCTCTTTAGTTTCCTTTCTTGGGCAGGACGGATAATAAACCTTTCATGCTTCTCACGTCCCCGAAGAACAGCCTGAAGTTCAGAAGCGTGATTTTATGAATCAGTTCGAAAGAAGAAGCGGTCGCATCCGATATCAGGATCGTTTCGAAACCGGACTGCATGGCATCGCGGGCTGTGCATTCGACACACACGTTAGTCGCAACCCCGCAGATCCATAACTGTTCTGTGCCAAGCCCGCTCAGTACTTCCTTCAGACTGGATGAACCTGGCGCGAAGGCGCTGTACCTGTTCTTGAAGACAGTAATATCTCTTTCCGGGTCAAAGTTCATTCCCTCATATATTTCCGTATCAGGGCCTTCATTGAACATCCCGGCGGAGATCGGCCGCCTGTGGAAGAGAGGATACAAACCGGCATTATCTCCTCCATTATCCCTTTCAAAATTATGCCTCAGCCAAATCACCGGGACATTACTGCTCCTGCAGTTTTCCGCAAGGGCGTTTATGCTTTCAATAACCGAATCAAGGCCCTCAAGCCTCCTCCCGTCTTTAGGAGAGCAGACGAAGTTTTGCATGTCGATAATAACAAGAGCGGCTTTCTCCGGGTTTATCGCGAAGACATTCTCAGCTCTTCCGCAGATCTCCATGTATTCTTCGGCCTGAGCCTCAAGCTCTTCGAATTCAGTTTTCATTTCCCCTTTCCTCCTGTCATTCTGCGTTTAAGGGGTGCAACGAGCCAGTCGATCCTCTCTTCGGACTCGATATTCCATATCCGGCCGATGATCCCGTCTGCGGTTTTATCATCCATGACACAGGCAATATTCAACCGTGCCTTCTCTTCGAGTTCCTTATCGCTGAGCGGATCGTGAGGATCGCCTTTAGGAAAATCCCTGTTCCCTGAGAAAGTCGTTCCGTCATTCATACGGACCGTAATACTGCACGGTGCTCCGTCAGGATACTTCCCGTTCATCCCGGCATTCTCAACGACCCGGACTTTCTTCATGAGACTGCCGACTTCAGTCTCCTTCTCTGCGAAATCATCGTCAAAACACGAGTACTCGATCGTTTTCATGACCAGTGCGGCCGCCACGCAGTAGGGGATCGAATGGGTCCTTCCTGCACGCGATACCGGATTGAACGCCCCTTCGGTCGCCGCGTTCCTGATCGCCTGCCCGTATGTCTGCACCTCGATACGATCGATATCCCCTGGACTGCCGATCTCGCCGGAAAGATCTATCGCGACATCGATCGGTGTCTGGCAGAATACAAGCGCCGGCCATCTCTTGAAGACAATCGAACCGAGATCCGGAAGTTTAGGGAGCATCTCCTTACTATGAGGAAAGAACCGGTTGACACCCGCATCACCTTCGTAGATCTCTTTGGCACCCTCAAAACCCGCGAGGGCCATTCCTGCGATATGAGTCCCCCTCATGGCACAGGATGCATAGGTGCAGTGCTTCCAGTCGGTCACCTCACCCACTGCAGTCTGGTTGATATCGAGCCCAAAGACACCTGCAATCCGCTGAACTTCAGTGAGCTGCGCCTTATCAAGACCAAGAATATACCCGATAATCACAGGGACGTAAAGAACAGCCTGTGCGTCATGATCGTAGCCCGACGGCTCGGGATTATAGTAATCCGAAAATGCGCACGAGAGAATGAACGAGGCATAGGTATATCCCAGCAGGTCCTTCCCGCTTTTCCCGAGCCAATCTGCCATGCACAGGACGAGAGCAACGTTATCGGACGGATGATTCCCCCCCATATTCCCGGGGGAAAGATACGTATCGAGCAGATCGCTTCTCCGGGCAAGGATCGTGTTCATGAATACCGCATCAGGAACCGCTGCCTTCCTGCCCACGCCCCAGACATCCATTCCATTCCCGTCAGGCACGAAAGAGGCCAGCTTATCGAATTTCTCCAGCATCACCGTATCCCTGAGAGAGGCACAGATTCCCGCATACGAATCAAGGAGGTTTCTCTTCAGTATATGCAGATCCGCCCCGTCTATGGATTCATAAGAAATGCCTGAGACGAAATCCGCAAGCCGTTCCTCTATCATCATATCTCTGATTAAGTGAGGTCCCATATAAGAATAATGCAGCTAAAGAGCAGGATCGATCAAAAATATATTGAAATTAATAAATCAGAGGGTCTCGGTACCATTCATGTACGGCCTGAGGGCCTCGGGAATTACGACCGTTCCGTCCTCTTCCTGGCAGTTTTCAAGAATTGCACGGAGAGTTCTCGTCGTCGCGACCGCCGTGCTGTTCAGGGTGTGGACATAATCCTTCTTCTCGAACTCGTGGGGGTCCCGGACCTTGATGTTGAGCCTTACCGCCTGGTACGCTGTGCAGTTGGAGCATGAGACGACCTCGCGATAGGTCTCCTCGCGGGGCATCCAGACCTCGATATCGTACTTCTTCGCGGCAACCGTTCCGATATCACCTGTACAGATATTTACGACGTGATACGGGAGCTTAAGCATCCGGAAGAAATCCTCTGCATTCTTAAGAAGCTCCTCATGAAGATTCCATGAATCCTCGGGTTTGCAGTAGATGAACTGTTCCACCTTGTTGAACTGGTGAACCCTGAAGAGTCCCTTTGTATCGAGACCGTGGGAGCCGATCTCGCGCCTGAAACATGTGCTTATACCGGCAAGCCTTAGCGGAAGATCCTTCTCTTCGAAGATCTCGTCCATGTACATCGCGGCCATCGGGTGCTCGCTCGTTGCGATAAGGAACTCGTCCTCGCCGTCAATCTTGTACATCACGTTCTCGAAGTCCGAAAGATCGGTAACACCCTCGTATGCCGCACGGTTCATCATATAAGGCGGCATTATCGGGGTATATCCACGATCAGCCAGGAGATCGATCGCAAGCCTCTGGAGGGCGAGGTCCATCAATGCAAGCTTTCCTTTGAGAATATAGAATCCAGCACCGGATATCTTCGCAGCCCTTTCGAACTCCGCGAGACCTTTCTCCATCGCAAGCTCTCCGTGGTTCTTAACCTCGAATGAAGGAATTGCCGGCTCACCCCATCTTCTGACCTCGACATTCTCCGAATCGTCGGCACCCACGGGAACGCTCTCGTGCAGGATATTCGGTATCCTCATCTGGTAGAATTTTATCTTTTCCTGGATCTCCGCAAGCTCCGTCTCGGCATCCTTTATCTTTGACGGTAGAGACTTTGCCTCTTCCAGGAGACCGGAGATATCCCCGCCGGCCTTTCTTGTCTGGTTTATCTCACGGCTGATGACATTTCTCCGGTTGCGCATGGAGTTTATTTCGACCTGCATCTCGCGTGATCTTTCGTCCTTTGCAAGAAGATCGTCCACCCATGCAAGCTTCTCCGCGTCGCCCCTCTTCTTAAGATCGGCCCTGACTACATCCGGACTGCCCCGGATAAATTTCAGTTCAAGCATATCTCCATTAATTTATGTAGATCATAGAGGATTATATTTGCGAGCAGATCTTCTTTCTGCCCGGATTTTCAACAGAACAGTCCGGCGCCGTTAAGATAAATTCAGAATAAAACTCAACTCATAACATGGAAGAGACCGGAAAGGAACAGAACTGTACTGTTAGAAAAGAGCCAGGCTGCGGTTCGTGCACGATGGGGAGATACCTGAACTGCAGGTGGGACAAAAATATTCTGAATTCCTTTTTAACTGCGGCCTCCGGTCTTTTTATCGGGACTATTATACTTCTGGCCATGATCTGGCTCATGACTGCACTTTACTGGCCGCTCATTCTCTATATAATTCTCATCTTCGCCATGTTCGGGTACGAGATCAAATTTCTCTGCAGCCACTGTCCTTATTACGCAGGGGAGGGTAAGACCCTGAAATGTCTTGCAAACAACGGGATGCCGAAGATCTTCAGGTATAACCCGGCCCCTATGACTGGTGGTGAAAAATTTATGATGAAACTCCTGATCGCTGTTTTTATGGTTATTTTTCCAGCGGCATCATCGGCAACAGTATTCTGGTTAACCCTCTTGGGGCATTACGGCACAATCGCTCTCGCGGCTGTAACAGGAGTTATTATCCTTATTCTCTATGCAATTGCTGCATTTTACCAGGTATTAAGGACATTTTTTTGTAAGAGATGTGTAAATTTTTCGTGCCCGTTCAATAAGGTTGAAAAAAGATTCGTCGACGAGTACCTGATGAAAAACGATGTAATGAGAAAAGCGTGGGAAAAGTCCGGTTACAGGATGGGATAATTCATTTTTTACAGCCTGAAGACTTTATCGGTTACAGATCAAATCCATTATAATCTATACCCTGCAAAAAATGGTTTATTCAGATGGAGAAAATTTATAAAATTGCAATTGCAATCTGCCTCGCAATATCGATCCTCCTTTTCCCTGTTTCGGTACTGCTGACAGCCACGGGACTGATTCTTACAGGAACCCTTGCAATGGTGATCCATATAACGGAATCGGCAGGAGAAGCGATCGACAGGCCTGTTCTTTTTGTATTTTTAGGAGAAGACGGCCGGAGTTTTGTCATACGTAACATAGGAAATGCGGCCGCCTCCGGGATCCATGTGTCTGTAGTGCCTTCGAACCTTGAATATATAATCGAGCGGATCGATGCCGACGGAGAAGAGAAAACCGACTGCGGGCAGTTGATCGGAAAGAACAGGGTTATTATTGAGTACGCGGATGAGGCCGGAAAAAGATATAGCAAATCGGAAGATCTCCGTTTTGAAGACGACTGTGAATACGATCCCACGAAGCCGATGATCCCGATCTTCAAATAATTTTGGCAATTGTATTGAAAATTATTAATTAATTGCACCTTTTTGTGATAAAGGAATTTTTGTCTTTGAAAGATCATCTCGAATAAAACAAGTGTTGCGCGTCGCCCTTACATAACTACTTACACACTTTATATATCCATTCAACTTTTCAAAAAGACATATATACAATAATCATTCATCGCGAATTATGCCTGCAAAAATCAGTGGGATAGCTGTCTACCCCCTTGAAAAGTTTAAACTACTAAAAGAAGATGTACTGGAAGACCAAAAATACAGAGAAGACAATCTCATCAAAGTCAAAACATCGTGTAACGTTATGAGTGTTCCCTGTACAAAAGAAGTCAAAATTCGAATGGATCCGCGTCTAAAATACAGGATGGCATGTGCAATCAGTTGTGAAAACCCCAATGAAGTAAGTAACTATTCAGTAG includes these proteins:
- the iorA gene encoding indolepyruvate ferredoxin oxidoreductase subunit alpha — protein: MAVRYMLGNEAIAHACVEAGIDFASGYPGTPSSEVVDTLRRQKVRDFYIEWSVNEKVAFENALGAAWTGVRSLVTMKHVGLNVAADPLMTSAYTGVKGGFIILSADDPYAHSSQNEQDSRVYAHFARIPCLDPAGVQEAHDMMAAAFSLSEEFSLPVLFRPTTRVCHSKSDVELGEPADDRRKGIFEKDPKQYVVIPAHTRILHKKLNEKQAALAKRLVELGFNRYEIKGKTGIITSGIASEYVNEIVPGDVSVAKIGAYPIDEEWLAGFVSKHETILVVEECAPVVEEVVRQVACGTVVHGKKDGCVPYEGELDPASTAAAFEKAGIPYNGEFPEDISPAEGLPPRPPILCAGCGHRATFYAMKKVFGNKGIYPSDIGCYTLGLQLGAVDTTICMGASITIGSGISNAGDENPVVCTIGDSTFLHTGIQGLINAAYNGANMTVVILDNRITAMTGHQPNPNTGVTAMGDPSPAISLEALCRTCGVSFVETIDPYDYVTMIETFKRAKETAGVKVIISRQPCVIDARRRGIKRKHYFVDTETCTGCGVCVKYGCPAIEFIDGKASINSLCSGCGVCADICPQGAIRPEVKR
- a CDS encoding cysteine hydrolase family protein; the protein is MKTEFEELEAQAEEYMEICGRAENVFAINPEKAALVIIDMQNFVCSPKDGRRLEGLDSVIESINALAENCRSSNVPVIWLRHNFERDNGGDNAGLYPLFHRRPISAGMFNEGPDTEIYEGMNFDPERDITVFKNRYSAFAPGSSSLKEVLSGLGTEQLWICGVATNVCVECTARDAMQSGFETILISDATASSFELIHKITLLNFRLFFGDVRSMKGLLSVLPKKGN
- a CDS encoding MmgE/PrpD family protein gives rise to the protein MMIEERLADFVSGISYESIDGADLHILKRNLLDSYAGICASLRDTVMLEKFDKLASFVPDGNGMDVWGVGRKAAVPDAVFMNTILARRSDLLDTYLSPGNMGGNHPSDNVALVLCMADWLGKSGKDLLGYTYASFILSCAFSDYYNPEPSGYDHDAQAVLYVPVIIGYILGLDKAQLTEVQRIAGVFGLDINQTAVGEVTDWKHCTYASCAMRGTHIAGMALAGFEGAKEIYEGDAGVNRFFPHSKEMLPKLPDLGSIVFKRWPALVFCQTPIDVAIDLSGEIGSPGDIDRIEVQTYGQAIRNAATEGAFNPVSRAGRTHSIPYCVAAALVMKTIEYSCFDDDFAEKETEVGSLMKKVRVVENAGMNGKYPDGAPCSITVRMNDGTTFSGNRDFPKGDPHDPLSDKELEEKARLNIACVMDDKTADGIIGRIWNIESEERIDWLVAPLKRRMTGGKGK
- the serS gene encoding serine--tRNA ligase is translated as MLELKFIRGSPDVVRADLKKRGDAEKLAWVDDLLAKDERSREMQVEINSMRNRRNVISREINQTRKAGGDISGLLEEAKSLPSKIKDAETELAEIQEKIKFYQMRIPNILHESVPVGADDSENVEVRRWGEPAIPSFEVKNHGELAMEKGLAEFERAAKISGAGFYILKGKLALMDLALQRLAIDLLADRGYTPIMPPYMMNRAAYEGVTDLSDFENVMYKIDGEDEFLIATSEHPMAAMYMDEIFEEKDLPLRLAGISTCFRREIGSHGLDTKGLFRVHQFNKVEQFIYCKPEDSWNLHEELLKNAEDFFRMLKLPYHVVNICTGDIGTVAAKKYDIEVWMPREETYREVVSCSNCTAYQAVRLNIKVRDPHEFEKKDYVHTLNSTAVATTRTLRAILENCQEEDGTVVIPEALRPYMNGTETL
- a CDS encoding ion transporter, with product MFRKIRKKVYDNLELTEDSGRFAIFLNIFIIVLIILSVLSLIIGSIPALANYEIFIVIELLSIVVFTIEYILRFWSCVEDKKYHNPFTGRLRYATTPLAIIDLLAIIPFYLPFIFPIDLLFLRVLRLFRIFRVFKLARYTQSFAILSRVLKKEKESLVITFFLLIVTLIISSSLMYYAEKDVQPEVFGSIPNSMWWAVASLTTVGYGDVYPVTAMGRFMAGFIVLLGIGFVALPTAIMSSGYINELKRTNSESMANTITDLERITSLKEKGTLNPDEFDDLKNRILNN
- a CDS encoding nuclear transport factor 2 family protein, coding for MIETREKFEEYLKNFNSGNFSEFVKKYYADDAIFEKTGYTIHGADNLADHFANALSSVVKEEITLINYMEKDGLVSVELQILLTAIKDGFYIRDRKKGEKETFYDAGFYTVKNDKIAHARVYRRFCDENTMDLLKMYSQ